In one window of Helianthus annuus cultivar XRQ/B chromosome 17, HanXRQr2.0-SUNRISE, whole genome shotgun sequence DNA:
- the LOC110925192 gene encoding zinc finger protein jing homolog has protein sequence MSDDDIDLFIEGSVEDAQEGGAPIDDDDVAIPLADIPVNDDVVIPLIEIPVANIIVVPLVEIPAVEISSDHSGPDSFESVSSATLHPRGMQHYPTNTDSDTAMSAAPIFPHDFDPDHEIEFVPYEQPFEAPIIPDDQLFHIPADLEYAPADPEPEIAPEPTLAHDPLPEHDPVPVDALVVAPHLPDPIPALIDHAPFATHVDPWYAHTRNRWIEDDDDYPPFVRPFTPPPASTQALVDIAPFHPHESDIHRTDLPITFPQDIPPPRPGEGPSSQQSSHIPPVSETFPFMPPFAPATHTAPFVSAPSGEPLIWFPPNTMPVSDPYHPSHYTGCKRDDLLLSL, from the coding sequence ATGTCTGACGACGACATCGATCTTTTCATCGAGGGTTCCGTTGAGGATGCCCAGGAGGGTGGGGCTccgattgatgatgatgatgtcgcTATCCCACTTGCAGATATTCCAGTCAATGATGATGTTGTTATCCCTCTTATTGAGATTCCAGTCGCTAATATTATTGTTGTTCCGTTGGTCGAGATTCCTGCTGTTGAGATCTCATCTGACCATTCAGGTCCTGACTCATTCGAGTCCGTATCATCTGCTACTTTACACCCACGGGGCATGCAACATTATCCCACAAACACTGATTCCGACACAGCGATGTCTGCCGCACCTATCTTTCCACACGACTTTGACCCGGATCATGAGATTGAGTTTGTCCCATACGAGCAGCCTTTTGAGGCACCTATCATTCCTGACGATCAGCTCTTTCATATACCCGCTGATCTTGAGTATGCTCCAGCTGACCCTGAGCCTGAGATTGCACCAGAGCCTACACTAGCACACGATCCCTTACCTGAGCACGATCCAGTACCTGTCGATGCACTAGTTGTTGCACCACATCTGCCTGACCCGATACCTGCACTTATTGATCATGCTCCTTTTGCTACCCATGTAGACCCCTGGTATGCTCACACCCGCAATAGGTGGATTGAGGACGACGACGACTACCCTCCTTTTGTTCGACCCTTTACTCCCCCACCTGCATCTACCCAGGCACTCGTTGATATCGCCCCATTTCACCCACATGAGTCTGACATTCACCGCACAGATCTACCGATCACATTTCCTCAGGATATCCCTcctccccgtccaggggaaggtcCATCGAGTCAGCAGTCCAGTCATATACCACCCGTGTCAGAAACCTTTCCTTTCATGCCACCGTTTGCACCTGCTACACATACTGCACCTTTTGTTTCTGCACCATCGGGCGAGCCACTGATTTGGTTTCCGCCCAACACGATGCCTGTTTCTGATCCATATCATCCTTCACATTACACTGGATGCAAGAGGGATGATCTGCTTTTATCGTTATAG